A stretch of DNA from Pseudonocardia hierapolitana:
TGGGCATCGAGGAGGCCGCGCAGCGCGCCCTCGACGTGGCGTGGGACGGGGCCGACGCCGTGTGGCTGTCGTTCGACGTCGACTGCCTGGACGCCGCGTTCGTGCCCGGCACCGGCTGGCCGGAGCCCGGCGGTTTCCTACCCCGCGAGGTCCTGAAGTTCATCCAGATCATCGCCGACGCCCGCCCGCTCGCCGGGATCGAGGTCGTCGAGTGCTCCCCGCCCTACGACAACGCCGAGATCACGTCGCTGATCGCCACCCGCGTCATCTGCGACACCCTCGGCTGCCTGGTGCGGTCCGGCCATCTCCCCCGCCGCACGTCCTGATCTCCCCCAGTCCTCAGGCACGTCCCACCAGCCCGGGAGCCACCATGATCATCCTCGGCGTCGCGATCAGCGTCCTCGTCGTGCTCGTCGTCGGACTCGCCGTCGCCCGCAAGGTCGACGGCGACAGCACCAACTTCCTCGTCGCAGGCCGTTCGCTGGCCCTGCCGCTCTCGGCGGCGGGCCTCATGGGCCAGGCCGTCGACTCCAACGCCACCCTCGGCAACACGGACCTGTCCGCGAGCCTCGGGTTCTGGGCGGGCGCGTCGCTGCCGCTCGGTCTCGGCCTGTGCCTGCTGCTCACCGGCATCTTCTTCGCCAAACCGATGAACCGCATGGGCCTGCTCAGCCTGCCCGACTTCTACCGGCGGAAGTACGGGCGCGGGGTCGAGCTCGTCGCGTCCGTCCTCATGATCTTCAGCTTCTGCATCCTGCTCGCCGGCAACCTGGTGGCGGGCGGGTTCCTGTTCGAGCGCTTCCTCGGCACCAGCTACACCGTCGGCGTGCTGCTGATCGTCGGCGTCGTGCTCGCGTACACGATCACCGGCGGCATGTTCAGCGACGCCTACACGGCGTTCATCCAGATGGTGATCACGGTGATCGGCTCGGCGGCCCTGCTGATCTGGGTGGCCGTGAGCTACGGGATCACGATCCCGGAGGGCATGGGCCCGTTCGACCTCGGCCAGCTCACCGACCCGGCGCAGGGCGCCCCGATCAACTGGGCCACGCTCGTCGCGCTCGGCATCGGCGACATCGTCGCCATCGACTTCATGCAGCGCATCTTCTCCGCGAAGTCGCCCGAGACGGCGCGGCGCGCGTGCTTCGTCGGGGCTGCGGGCACGGCGGTCGTCGGCATCCCCTACGCGCTCGTGGCGCTCTCCAGCGGCGCGATCCTCTCCGGTCCGGCCGACGGCCCGGTGCTGTTCGCCCTGCTGGAGGGCTACGCCCCGGCCATCCTGACGATCCTCGTGCTGTCGGCGATCGTCGCCGCCTCGTGCTCGACGGCCAACGGCGTCATCCTCGGCACGGCGTGCGTGGCCGTCCGCAACATCGCCGGGCTGGAACAGCAGGCCGATCCGAGCGGCGGGCGCGACCCGCTGCTGCGGCGCGTGCGGTTCACGATGCCGCTCGTGGTGGGTATCGCGATCTTCTTCGCGCTGCGGGTGCCCGAGACCGGCATCCTGCTCACCCTGGCGTTCGACCTCATGCTCGCCGGGCTCGTGGTGCCGTTCGTGCTCGGCCACTGGTGGCCCGCCGGGGTCACGACGGCTGCGGCCGCGGCGTCGATCGGCGTGGGCGTGGTGCTGCGGCTGGTGCTCTTCGCCCTGACCCCGACGTTCTACGGCGTCGAGAACACCCTGCTCCACGTCCCCAACGAGGTGTTCGGCCCTGGTTTCGACGGCTGGCCGACGCTGATCTGCCCCGTCGTGTCCCTCGGGGTGTTCGTGGCGGTGGCAGTACTGGTGCCGCGTCGGGAGAGCGCGCTGGCCGAGCGGGCGGCCGTGGTGGCCGTCGAGCCGTAGTTCTACGGAGGCCCGCCCGTCGGCTCGCTGACAGGATCGAATGATGATCCGCAGGTTCCTCCGCTCGTTGATACGGACCGCCGGGCATGCGATCGCGGTGTGTGGTTGGACTTCGGCAACCCCGGGCCGCAGCCCCCGCCTCCGGCCCGGCCGGCCCGCTCGATCCGGCGCCGTGCATGAGCTCGCCGGCGTTTCCGCAGGACTGAGCCGCCTCGGTACCCGCATCCCCGGAAGGCTCGACCCTATGCTCGGCCGATGAGGTTCGGGATCGGCATTCCGCAGTTCTTCGCCGACGGCGAGTTCGACTTCGCCGCGTTCCGCACGTTCCTGCGGCGTGCGGAGGAGCTCGGCTTCGAGAGCGGCTGGACGCAGGAGCAGGTGCTGGGGCCGTCGTCGCAGCTGTCCGCGCTCGAGACGATGACGTACGCCGCCGCGTGCACGGAGCGCCTGCGCGTGGGTTGCGCGGTGTTCGTGACGACGCTGCACAGCCCGGTCCACCTCGCGAAGAGCCTGGCCTCACTGGACCAGCTGAGCGGAGGCCGGCTCGATGTCGGCGTCGGCAGCGGGGGCAAACGGGCCTTCGCCGCGTTCCGCGTGGATCCCGAGCGGTACATCGCGCAGTACACCGAGGGGCTCGCGCTGATGAAGGCGCTGTGGACCGACGATGCCGTGACCTTCGAGGGCGACTTCTGGCAGGTCGAGAACGCCGGTATGCGGCCGAAGCCGTTCCAGAAGCCGCATCCGCCGCTCTGGATGGGCGGCGGTGCCGAGGTGGCGCTGCGCCGCGCCGTCCGGCTCGGTACGG
This window harbors:
- a CDS encoding sodium:solute symporter family transporter codes for the protein MIILGVAISVLVVLVVGLAVARKVDGDSTNFLVAGRSLALPLSAAGLMGQAVDSNATLGNTDLSASLGFWAGASLPLGLGLCLLLTGIFFAKPMNRMGLLSLPDFYRRKYGRGVELVASVLMIFSFCILLAGNLVAGGFLFERFLGTSYTVGVLLIVGVVLAYTITGGMFSDAYTAFIQMVITVIGSAALLIWVAVSYGITIPEGMGPFDLGQLTDPAQGAPINWATLVALGIGDIVAIDFMQRIFSAKSPETARRACFVGAAGTAVVGIPYALVALSSGAILSGPADGPVLFALLEGYAPAILTILVLSAIVAASCSTANGVILGTACVAVRNIAGLEQQADPSGGRDPLLRRVRFTMPLVVGIAIFFALRVPETGILLTLAFDLMLAGLVVPFVLGHWWPAGVTTAAAAASIGVGVVLRLVLFALTPTFYGVENTLLHVPNEVFGPGFDGWPTLICPVVSLGVFVAVAVLVPRRESALAERAAVVAVEP
- a CDS encoding LLM class flavin-dependent oxidoreductase; the protein is MRFGIGIPQFFADGEFDFAAFRTFLRRAEELGFESGWTQEQVLGPSSQLSALETMTYAAACTERLRVGCAVFVTTLHSPVHLAKSLASLDQLSGGRLDVGVGSGGKRAFAAFRVDPERYIAQYTEGLALMKALWTDDAVTFEGDFWQVENAGMRPKPFQKPHPPLWMGGGAEVALRRAVRLGTGFFGAGSAPTARFAEQVRTVRQLLADNGRDAATFPIAKRIYTLIDDDADRARTRMNDALASIYGGRIEAIEAAAVAGTPADLVRGVQEVIDAGAELVLFTQVGNPAEQMERLAAEVIPQVG